The following coding sequences lie in one Synechococcus sp. PCC 7336 genomic window:
- a CDS encoding tetratricopeptide repeat protein, whose translation MSKRRARRKPIPESGRSASPEVQLKKLQTLVQQQKYRQALEKYQQIRQSYPDVEIEPSEAEIWLLRGQQEFSRANYRQAESSFRQALDLGLAGEGHYWLTKCLLALERSQEALDCLQTAFESKQLPKDYCGCYLKLLLLQGGAATVQTPIEKQSGRFYAPQLHWARGVLALQAGQHREALSHFGKMKRPATPEDSPTVWIAYTQQQMEDWDAAAASLRLQSSMLFLKRFGDPLSKKPAIQQLRILQVVQTRRSVLEVLDPMSDQSSPAFEPALVAEVANLLEAGKTLEAAHACTALASLPPQFPELKTLFHPFMLQAGQLALQQGKFEDAEFFWEKIISDPPFDPQLATNLYQVQQGNDSHSNSLRLLKQFEQWLKAQAKQQSQDWPESRLNPTLAKLQCWVADNLMATGKYHKAFQALRQAEKLCPDSPEVMGRKGLKAKAEGKFAEAAPLLTRALEGGCRFEEVYVALLKCWDELGDRQARREAQRRFGKHFGDINPEYDLDLPFWQEALSTGRLSLFEPIILGSDSEEPPVLACDIFCEAVDVDYDGESDRAPINQTEAASEWDALLNDLEPEEQIPTLQAIYLCLHLFAKRQKGIAALQNRYLDRLAALAGERPEALPVYLAMAAMKGTKLKQLETQLRQYLSSSPQPDIALAELQLIVRRFDCIQTLRPYLQAALDRDAHNPLLLLAQATTWRVGSKPYRKLKEEGFELARQLQDAAALQAFREEEALQATALATDFMPDLPMFGGSGDLDIEKIIQRMAEQMMGQKLSPEELEAILPQMAEMFANGPPAFGFDDGGDPDFPPDDFDARPTSSDIPFERGKSKSKSSKKRKRGFLP comes from the coding sequence TTGTCAAAACGTCGGGCCCGCCGCAAACCCATACCGGAGTCGGGGAGATCGGCATCTCCCGAAGTTCAGCTAAAAAAGCTGCAAACCCTTGTCCAGCAGCAGAAGTATCGACAGGCGTTAGAGAAATATCAGCAAATCCGGCAATCCTATCCCGATGTCGAGATCGAACCGTCTGAAGCTGAGATCTGGCTGCTGCGAGGCCAGCAGGAATTTTCCCGCGCGAATTACCGGCAAGCGGAGAGTTCTTTTCGCCAAGCACTCGATTTGGGACTAGCGGGCGAAGGGCATTACTGGCTGACGAAGTGTTTGCTGGCTTTGGAGCGATCGCAAGAGGCCCTCGATTGCCTGCAGACAGCATTTGAGAGCAAGCAATTGCCGAAGGACTATTGCGGCTGCTACCTCAAACTGCTGCTCTTACAAGGAGGGGCAGCAACCGTTCAAACCCCGATCGAAAAGCAATCCGGTCGATTTTATGCCCCCCAGTTGCACTGGGCGCGGGGGGTACTAGCTTTGCAAGCCGGGCAGCACCGGGAAGCTCTGAGCCACTTCGGCAAAATGAAGCGACCTGCCACGCCTGAAGATAGCCCCACAGTCTGGATTGCCTATACGCAGCAGCAAATGGAGGATTGGGACGCAGCGGCGGCATCCTTACGCCTGCAGTCTTCTATGCTTTTTTTAAAGCGCTTCGGCGATCCGCTGAGCAAGAAACCTGCCATTCAGCAATTGCGGATTTTGCAGGTCGTTCAGACGAGGCGCTCGGTCTTGGAAGTGCTCGATCCGATGTCCGACCAGTCGAGTCCCGCCTTCGAGCCCGCCCTCGTCGCGGAAGTGGCCAACCTGTTGGAAGCTGGAAAAACACTGGAGGCAGCCCACGCTTGTACGGCATTAGCTTCGCTTCCCCCTCAATTTCCCGAACTGAAGACTCTGTTTCACCCGTTCATGCTGCAGGCAGGGCAACTGGCTTTACAACAGGGCAAGTTTGAGGATGCAGAGTTCTTCTGGGAAAAAATCATCAGCGACCCCCCCTTCGATCCGCAACTGGCTACCAATCTCTATCAGGTACAGCAAGGCAATGACTCTCACTCGAACAGCCTGCGTTTGTTGAAGCAGTTCGAGCAGTGGCTGAAGGCACAAGCAAAACAGCAGTCCCAAGATTGGCCCGAGAGTCGCCTCAACCCTACTTTGGCCAAACTGCAGTGCTGGGTTGCCGATAATTTGATGGCTACGGGCAAGTATCACAAGGCATTTCAAGCCTTGCGGCAGGCGGAGAAACTCTGTCCCGATTCCCCGGAAGTGATGGGTCGCAAAGGATTGAAGGCTAAGGCAGAAGGTAAATTTGCCGAAGCCGCGCCCCTGCTGACTCGAGCGCTGGAAGGCGGTTGCCGGTTTGAAGAAGTATACGTTGCTTTGCTGAAGTGCTGGGACGAATTGGGCGATCGCCAAGCCCGTCGCGAAGCCCAGCGTCGCTTCGGCAAGCACTTCGGCGATATCAATCCCGAATACGACCTCGACCTGCCCTTTTGGCAAGAAGCCCTCTCGACAGGTCGCCTTTCACTGTTCGAGCCGATAATATTGGGCAGCGACTCCGAAGAACCTCCCGTGCTGGCCTGCGATATCTTTTGCGAAGCGGTGGACGTCGACTACGACGGGGAGAGCGATCGCGCCCCAATCAACCAGACAGAAGCTGCCTCGGAATGGGATGCCCTGCTAAATGACCTGGAGCCTGAAGAACAGATTCCCACGCTCCAGGCCATTTATTTATGCTTGCATCTATTCGCCAAACGCCAGAAAGGAATTGCAGCCCTGCAAAATCGGTATCTCGATCGCCTTGCAGCCCTAGCAGGCGAACGTCCCGAGGCGCTGCCCGTTTATCTGGCCATGGCAGCAATGAAAGGCACTAAACTAAAGCAGTTGGAAACCCAACTGCGACAATACCTCAGCTCCAGCCCCCAACCCGATATCGCACTGGCCGAACTGCAATTGATTGTCCGCCGGTTTGATTGCATTCAAACCCTGCGACCGTATTTGCAAGCAGCTCTCGATCGAGATGCCCACAATCCGCTACTGCTCTTAGCGCAAGCGACCACTTGGCGGGTGGGCAGCAAACCTTACCGAAAATTGAAGGAAGAGGGCTTCGAGTTAGCTCGCCAACTTCAGGATGCTGCTGCCCTGCAGGCGTTTCGAGAAGAGGAGGCGCTGCAGGCAACGGCACTGGCAACAGACTTCATGCCCGACCTGCCGATGTTTGGCGGCAGCGGCGATCTCGATATCGAGAAAATTATTCAGCGGATGGCAGAACAAATGATGGGTCAGAAGCTCTCGCCGGAAGAGCTAGAGGCGATTCTGCCGCAGATGGCGGAGATGTTTGCCAATGGTCCGCCCGCATTCGGCTTCGATGATGGTGGCGATCCAGATTTCCCGCCGGATGACTTCGATGCGAGACCGACAAGCTCAGATATTCCGTTCGAGCGCGGCAAGTCCAAGTCTAAAAGCTCTAAGAAGCGCAAGCGGGGGTTTTTGCCTTAA
- a CDS encoding DnaJ domain-containing protein gives MNEYYECLGVAPNATPAEIKRAYHAKLREFPAHTHPQEFKAVRAAYEALRKGPQQQLDILAPRPIEVSIDTELVEQIRQRAIAELEVSLEDLIRLTF, from the coding sequence ATGAACGAATATTACGAATGCCTGGGGGTTGCCCCCAATGCGACGCCAGCCGAAATTAAGCGAGCCTATCATGCCAAACTGCGCGAGTTTCCCGCCCACACTCACCCGCAGGAATTCAAGGCCGTTCGCGCCGCTTACGAAGCACTGCGCAAAGGGCCGCAGCAGCAGTTGGATATCTTGGCACCGCGTCCCATTGAGGTCAGCATAGATACCGAACTGGTCGAGCAAATACGCCAGCGGGCGATCGCCGAGCTAGAGGTCAGTTTGGAGGACTTGATACGACTCACCTTCTAA
- a CDS encoding nucleotide exchange factor GrpE produces MPSSIREIIAQKVQLRREQESLFVDLLKVLDELDRACEHWQAAAVEQAPPETQQSQSFKLRSPLTVMRHWLDRLLRWPALQPRSPSTATADLASIVASGRDGAELIRQTLLEVLQQRQVTPIEVVGQPFDPETMYAVDRQKSEAVAENTVLQEVVRGYRWHDRILREARVIVSISASADN; encoded by the coding sequence TTGCCCTCCTCTATCCGAGAGATAATCGCTCAAAAGGTCCAATTGCGTCGCGAACAGGAAAGCTTGTTCGTCGATCTCCTTAAGGTTTTAGATGAGCTCGATCGCGCCTGCGAGCACTGGCAGGCTGCTGCTGTCGAGCAAGCTCCTCCTGAAACCCAACAGTCCCAATCTTTTAAGCTCCGATCGCCACTGACAGTCATGCGACACTGGCTCGATCGCCTACTCCGCTGGCCTGCACTGCAGCCGCGATCGCCATCGACGGCAACTGCGGATTTAGCTAGTATTGTCGCCAGCGGTCGCGACGGGGCAGAATTGATTCGGCAAACTCTGCTAGAGGTCTTGCAGCAACGACAGGTAACCCCGATTGAAGTGGTGGGACAGCCATTCGATCCCGAGACAATGTATGCCGTAGATCGTCAGAAGAGCGAGGCAGTTGCCGAGAATACTGTGCTACAAGAGGTGGTGCGAGGCTATCGCTGGCACGATCGCATTTTGCGCGAGGCTCGCGTGATTGTGTCGATATCTGCTTCTGCAGACAACTAG
- a CDS encoding Hsp70 family protein — protein MAKAVGIDLGTTNSAVAVVEDSQPWVIPDGDGEELLPSCVGMSANGKLLVGQTALRQYAAAPERTIKSIKRQMGTAQTSKLGDREYLPQEIAAIILKSLKQRAEETLGEEIAQAVITVPAYFTDAQRQATKDAGEIAGLEVLQILNEPTAAALTYELNAEETEQVLVYDLGGGTFDVSIVEIAGDVTEVLASHGNNRLGGDDFDRRLQVYLADQFRQTHNMAVPEDATTQARLLQAAERVKLDLSSNAFVTVREAFLASKGKTALHLETEVSRERFEELIAPLLSETLGAIDRALEDAKCKAEDLDRVILVGGSTRIPLVQRLVAEHLGQDPIDSIQPELCVALGAALQAGVLTGEAVDAILVDVIPHSLGISVVEETPMGYLPGLFSSIIPRNSVIPVSRSEVYSTVADGQKAVEIEIFQGENAIAKENVPLGSFMVEDLPNKPAGELQVEVHFDFDLNGILTVTATEKGKGQKDTLVVNNAATSRMSSHDLKQSKLGIDALFELDEDDVAMAELLDEAYGTLEGLESDAAAKLQAAIVKVEKAMEADEDDRVEQLLEELKTLLAERETSPE, from the coding sequence ATGGCAAAAGCAGTTGGCATCGATCTCGGTACGACCAATTCCGCCGTTGCGGTGGTGGAGGACAGCCAGCCCTGGGTGATACCGGATGGGGATGGCGAAGAACTCTTGCCCTCTTGCGTGGGCATGAGTGCGAATGGCAAGTTGCTGGTGGGACAGACAGCTTTGCGGCAATATGCCGCTGCCCCCGAACGCACGATCAAGTCGATCAAGCGGCAGATGGGAACTGCACAGACCTCGAAGTTGGGCGATCGCGAGTATTTGCCTCAAGAAATTGCCGCCATTATCCTCAAGTCTCTCAAACAGCGAGCTGAAGAGACCTTGGGAGAAGAGATAGCGCAAGCGGTGATTACAGTTCCCGCTTACTTTACCGATGCACAGCGCCAAGCCACCAAGGATGCCGGAGAGATTGCCGGATTGGAGGTGCTGCAGATCCTGAACGAACCGACGGCAGCGGCACTGACGTACGAGTTGAATGCGGAAGAGACCGAACAGGTGCTGGTATACGATCTGGGGGGCGGCACCTTTGACGTGTCGATTGTGGAAATTGCGGGGGATGTTACAGAGGTTTTGGCCAGCCACGGCAATAATCGCCTGGGAGGGGATGACTTCGATCGCCGCCTGCAGGTTTACCTGGCCGACCAGTTTCGCCAGACCCACAATATGGCAGTACCGGAAGATGCAACTACGCAAGCTCGCCTGTTGCAGGCGGCAGAGCGAGTCAAGCTCGATCTGAGCAGCAATGCTTTTGTCACCGTGCGGGAAGCCTTTTTAGCCAGTAAGGGCAAGACGGCGCTTCACTTAGAAACCGAGGTCTCGCGAGAGCGGTTTGAGGAGCTGATTGCGCCGTTGCTCTCGGAAACGCTAGGGGCGATCGATCGCGCTTTAGAAGACGCCAAGTGCAAGGCAGAAGATTTAGATCGCGTCATTTTGGTGGGGGGCTCCACCCGTATCCCCTTGGTACAGCGATTGGTGGCAGAGCATTTGGGCCAAGACCCGATTGACAGCATCCAACCGGAGTTGTGCGTTGCCTTGGGGGCTGCCCTGCAGGCAGGCGTGCTGACCGGCGAAGCGGTGGATGCCATTTTGGTGGATGTGATTCCCCACTCGCTGGGCATTTCCGTGGTGGAGGAAACGCCCATGGGGTACTTGCCGGGGCTATTCAGCAGCATTATTCCGCGCAATAGCGTGATCCCCGTTTCCCGTTCCGAGGTGTATTCCACTGTGGCAGACGGCCAGAAAGCGGTGGAAATCGAAATCTTTCAGGGGGAGAACGCGATCGCCAAAGAAAATGTGCCCCTAGGCTCGTTCATGGTGGAAGATTTGCCCAACAAACCAGCGGGGGAGCTGCAAGTGGAAGTGCATTTTGACTTTGACTTAAACGGCATCCTGACGGTGACGGCGACTGAAAAGGGTAAGGGTCAGAAAGACACTTTAGTGGTGAACAATGCCGCCACTAGCCGCATGTCCAGCCACGATCTCAAGCAATCCAAACTCGGGATCGATGCGCTTTTCGAGCTGGATGAGGATGATGTGGCAATGGCCGAACTGCTGGATGAGGCTTACGGGACTCTGGAGGGGCTGGAATCGGATGCTGCTGCGAAGTTGCAGGCGGCGATCGTCAAGGTTGAAAAGGCGATGGAGGCGGATGAGGACGATCGAGTGGAGCAACTGCTAGAAGAATTAAAGACCCTGCTCGCCGAGCGTGAGACCTCTCCCGAATAA
- a CDS encoding trans-acting enoyl reductase family protein, whose product MADVLIYGATGYMGKLCAREMVKQGLRPILAGRRDTVRAVAQELGCPASVFNLEDESEIERQLSGVTLAVNLAGPFQRTQKPLIAACLAARCHYIDIAGEVDEMRSAFTFGPEAKRAGIMLMPGAGFGVVPTDIAAYMAKELLPKASKLTILYATEGGASRGTLKTVLKNINQPGVRKVNGEWVIAHPAESSMDFEVAGKTFTGVYNPWRADLFTAGLSTGIDNIQTYTVFPGFIVQMMRGRLLWLRNLILNQLLGFLPEGPSERQLQQGSTYVMAIAANETESRSVSLRGPEAYLFTAFCLREIATKILNGNFAAGFQTPSYFGRALLDSLGTIQWD is encoded by the coding sequence ATGGCTGATGTGCTCATTTATGGTGCCACGGGTTACATGGGGAAGCTGTGTGCTAGGGAGATGGTAAAACAAGGGCTCCGACCCATCTTGGCCGGCCGTCGCGATACCGTTCGGGCCGTTGCGCAGGAATTGGGCTGCCCAGCCTCGGTCTTCAACTTAGAGGATGAGAGTGAAATTGAGCGCCAACTGTCAGGCGTGACTCTGGCGGTCAATCTGGCAGGCCCGTTTCAGCGGACGCAGAAGCCTTTGATCGCAGCCTGTCTGGCTGCCAGATGTCACTATATTGACATTGCGGGCGAAGTCGACGAGATGCGATCGGCATTTACCTTCGGGCCAGAGGCGAAGAGAGCAGGCATTATGCTGATGCCGGGGGCTGGTTTTGGCGTGGTGCCCACCGATATCGCGGCCTATATGGCTAAAGAGCTGCTGCCGAAGGCATCCAAGCTGACGATCCTTTACGCCACAGAAGGGGGAGCTTCGCGCGGCACGCTGAAGACCGTTCTGAAGAATATCAATCAGCCAGGGGTACGGAAGGTTAATGGGGAATGGGTCATTGCGCATCCGGCCGAATCGAGTATGGATTTTGAGGTCGCGGGCAAAACATTTACGGGGGTCTACAATCCCTGGCGCGCTGATTTGTTTACGGCTGGGCTGTCTACAGGCATTGACAACATTCAGACCTACACTGTCTTTCCTGGCTTCATCGTGCAGATGATGCGAGGGCGGCTATTGTGGCTCCGCAATTTAATCTTGAATCAGTTGCTCGGGTTTTTGCCTGAAGGGCCTTCAGAACGGCAATTGCAGCAAGGCAGCACCTATGTCATGGCGATCGCCGCAAACGAGACAGAATCGAGGTCGGTTTCGCTTCGGGGACCGGAAGCCTATTTGTTTACAGCGTTTTGCCTCCGAGAGATAGCGACGAAAATTCTCAACGGGAATTTTGCAGCGGGATTCCAGACGCCGTCCTATTTTGGCAGGGCACTATTGGACAGTCTGGGCACGATCCAATGGGACTGA
- a CDS encoding SRPBCC domain-containing protein yields the protein MKEYRTEIAINASAERVWRVLTDFSAYPEWNPLVGWLEGDLRPEGRIQMFIKPLDRSFHATLKRFQENREMTWVGVRFASWFLSGEHYYRLEITSSNSTQLLHGECFRGAGSGFIRKPMLQKMEDAFIQHNQLLKERVENG from the coding sequence ATGAAGGAGTATCGCACCGAGATCGCCATCAACGCTTCGGCTGAAAGGGTGTGGAGAGTGCTGACAGATTTCTCGGCATATCCAGAGTGGAATCCTCTTGTTGGCTGGTTGGAGGGAGATCTCCGCCCCGAAGGGAGGATTCAAATGTTCATCAAACCCTTGGATCGTTCCTTCCATGCCACCCTCAAGCGGTTTCAGGAGAATCGAGAGATGACCTGGGTGGGTGTACGGTTTGCCTCTTGGTTCTTGTCAGGCGAGCATTATTATCGCTTGGAGATAACGAGCAGCAACTCAACCCAGCTCCTGCATGGCGAATGTTTCCGAGGCGCGGGCAGCGGATTCATTCGCAAGCCGATGCTGCAAAAGATGGAGGATGCCTTCATCCAGCACAACCAGTTGCTAAAGGAACGGGTCGAAAATGGCTGA
- a CDS encoding lipoxygenase family protein has protein sequence MNTAVRPSLPQKDPNSNKRNDYLERNREDYQFDRSLLPPLPFMQKVPKREYFSPEYTAKRLASMANLPANMLAAKAKRFLDPLDSLEEYEELIPLLSKPNLLKNYRTDEFFGEQRLSGANAMATRRLAKLPSDFAVDNALFQQVLETDGTLDAALAEGRLYFLEHPYLNRIKGGESEYGRKYMPKTRSLFYWKSDDSPVGGALLPVAIELKSEATNTPIVYTPKDAPLDWLFAKLCVQVADANHQELGSHFAFTHTAMGPFAMVTARQLAENHPVSLLLEPHFQFMLFDNDLGRAQFLNPGGPVDRFLAGTLEETLTFVVDTLDRWSIDTFDFPSIIERQNMDDPEVLPHYPFRDDGMLIWDAVKEFITNYLSIYYKTPEDIREDYELQNWAKELAAFDSGRVKGMPETIESLQQLIDILSVVIFTCAPLHSNLNFTQYEYMIFVPNMPYAAYHPVPEQKGIDMETILKFLPPYKQAADQVYWTMVLTSYHHDKLGFYEDDFADPLAQDALVQFQQNLADIERKIEIENQHRPVPYQYFLPSEIINSINT, from the coding sequence GTGAATACTGCTGTCAGACCTTCATTGCCACAAAAGGATCCTAACTCCAACAAGCGCAATGATTATTTAGAGCGCAACCGAGAGGATTATCAATTCGATCGCAGCCTATTACCCCCTCTCCCCTTCATGCAGAAGGTTCCAAAACGGGAATATTTTTCACCCGAATATACCGCGAAACGGCTCGCCAGTATGGCTAACCTGCCTGCTAATATGCTAGCTGCTAAAGCTAAGCGCTTTCTCGATCCCCTCGATAGCCTGGAAGAATACGAGGAGCTGATTCCTCTGCTATCTAAACCCAATCTGCTGAAGAACTATCGCACTGACGAATTTTTTGGGGAGCAGCGACTGTCGGGAGCCAACGCCATGGCAACGCGCCGACTGGCAAAACTTCCCAGTGATTTTGCTGTGGATAATGCTCTGTTTCAGCAGGTGTTGGAGACCGATGGAACTCTCGACGCAGCCTTAGCTGAAGGTAGACTTTATTTTCTGGAACATCCCTATCTCAATCGCATCAAAGGAGGGGAATCGGAGTACGGTCGCAAATACATGCCCAAAACGCGATCGCTGTTCTATTGGAAAAGTGACGACTCTCCAGTGGGGGGTGCTCTTTTGCCAGTGGCGATCGAACTCAAAAGCGAAGCCACGAATACCCCGATTGTCTATACTCCCAAAGATGCCCCCCTCGATTGGCTGTTTGCCAAACTCTGCGTCCAAGTCGCCGACGCCAACCATCAAGAATTAGGCTCCCACTTTGCCTTCACCCACACCGCCATGGGGCCGTTTGCCATGGTTACTGCTCGGCAATTGGCTGAAAACCATCCCGTGTCGCTGTTATTAGAACCTCACTTCCAGTTCATGCTGTTTGATAACGATTTGGGGCGGGCACAGTTTCTCAACCCCGGCGGTCCAGTCGATCGCTTTTTGGCTGGAACTCTCGAAGAAACCCTTACTTTTGTGGTCGACACCCTCGATCGTTGGAGTATTGATACCTTTGACTTCCCATCGATTATCGAGCGCCAAAACATGGATGACCCAGAGGTGCTGCCCCACTATCCCTTTAGAGATGACGGCATGTTGATTTGGGATGCTGTGAAGGAATTTATTACCAATTACCTCAGCATCTATTACAAAACCCCTGAGGATATTAGGGAGGACTACGAACTACAAAATTGGGCGAAAGAATTAGCAGCATTTGATAGCGGTCGAGTCAAGGGAATGCCCGAAACTATTGAGTCATTGCAGCAGCTGATCGATATCCTGTCTGTCGTGATTTTCACCTGTGCTCCCCTGCATTCTAACTTGAACTTCACTCAATACGAATACATGATCTTCGTTCCCAATATGCCTTACGCCGCATATCATCCGGTACCAGAGCAGAAGGGGATCGATATGGAAACCATTCTGAAGTTTCTACCCCCCTACAAACAAGCGGCCGATCAAGTGTATTGGACGATGGTCTTGACCTCTTACCATCACGACAAGCTAGGCTTTTACGAAGATGATTTTGCCGATCCTCTAGCCCAAGATGCCCTCGTTCAATTCCAGCAAAACCTAGCGGATATCGAACGCAAGATCGAGATTGAAAATCAACATCGTCCGGTCCCCTATCAGTATTTCTTGCCATCTGAAATTATTAACAGCATTAATACTTGA